One segment of Chionomys nivalis chromosome 1, mChiNiv1.1, whole genome shotgun sequence DNA contains the following:
- the Prr15 gene encoding proline-rich protein 15, whose protein sequence is MADSGGSTSNSSPWWKSLTRKKSKEVTVGAQPHVQPEAEDHTRPYLARTSSSGENQHSDVLVDTGEPPGSDKLGEEKSGNSRRNLKISRSGRFKEKRKVRATLLPEGDRSPEEEADFPDDPPGGQAIA, encoded by the coding sequence ATGGCGGACAGTGGCGGCTCCACCAGCAACTCCAGCCCCTGGTGGAAATCTCTAaccaggaagaaaagcaaagaagtcaCCGTGGGAGCACAGCCTCATGTTCAGCCAGAGGCGGAGGATCACACAAGGCCTTATTTGGCTCGGACTAGCAGCTCTGGAGAGAACCAGCACTCCGATGTCCTTGTGGACACGGGAGAGCCCCCGGGGTCAGATAAGTTGGGTGAGGAGAAATCAGGTAACAGCCGGCGTAATTTGAAGATCTCACGCTCTGGCCGATTTAAGGAGAAGAGGAAAGTGCGTGCCACACTGCTTCCGGAAGGAGACAGGTCCCCCGAGGAGGAGGCTGATTTTCCAGATGACCCCCCAGGAGGACAAGCAATAGCCTGA